The Rhodobacter sp. 24-YEA-8 DNA segment TGGCGACCCAATACTGGGTGCGATCCGGGATGATCCGTTCTTCACCGGTGACCAGCGCGACCCGGCTGACGCCGGCTTTGGCCACGACGCGTTCATAGACCTCGCGCGCCAGCAGTCGCAGCGGCAGGCCGATCACACCGGTCCGGTGTGTCAGCATCCGCTCGATCGCGTGGTGGGTCTTGCCGGTATTGGTCGGGCCGAGCAGCGCCGTCACGCGGCCACGCTCGTCTTTGCTACGGGCATCCATCAGATCAGGTTTCCCGCAGTCAGAGGGCCTGGCCCTCGAGTTGTTTTTCCAGCCGGCCGATGGCGCCTTTCACCTCGGGGATATGCGGGTGAATGGCCGCAGCCGACCGATAGGCGGCAAGGGCGCGTTCCGGCATATTCGATTCCTCAAGGATGGTGCCAAGGATGGACCAGGCCACGAAATGGCGTGGCTCATGTTCCAACACCCAGCCGAGATCTGCAATGGCCGGTCCGATCTCGCCATCGGAATAATAGGCCATCGCGCGGGTGGCGCGGGCCTCGATGAAATCGGGCGCGTGATCGACAGCCGCCGTCAGGTGTTCGATTGCGGCGGAGCTGTTGCCGGACTCCAGCGCTTGCGAGCCGCGACGCATCAGGATGTCGATGGTTGCCGATCCCGATTTGCCCGATTCGGTGAAGATCTCACCTTCGATCCTGAGGGCGGCGCCCTCATCGGCGTCCTTCAGCCGGTTATAGAGGTCGTCAAGCTTGTCTGCGTCCTGGGCAAAACCGCTTTGGGCCGCGAAAAGCGACAGGACCAGCGGAAATATTGCCGCAACGATATGATTGTGAAACCGGAACTGCGCTTTCATATAGGGGATCGTAACCGATCGGTGGCGAAATGCCAGCGGTCTCCGGGTAACGAAAGGGAGACGTGACATGAGCGACCTCATCGACAAGGCTGTCGAAAAGCTGGCAGCGAAACTGTCGGGCGGGTTCGATGGCGTGGCGAAATTCGTCATTACGGGCGAGGGGACGATCATGCTGGACGGCCAGGGTGTGCGGGCGGGCGATGAAGAGGCGGATGTCACGCTGACCGCCAGTGCCGAGACCTTCCGGGCGATTCTCGAAGGCGACATGAACCCGACCATGGCCTTCATGACCGGCAAGCTTTCGGTTGACGGGGCGATGGGCGTGGCGATGAAGCTCGGATCCGCCCTGTCATGACCGAAGCCGCGCCGCTGTTCGACAGTCTTGCCGATGGGCCCGAAGGCGGGCGCGCGGTCTGGCTCCGGACATCGGACGGGGTGCGGATAAGGCTTGGCTATTGGCCGGGGGGGACGCTGGGCACCGTGGTCCTGCTGCCCGGCCGCACCGAATATATCGAGAAATACGGGCCCGCCGCGCGCGAGATGCACCGGCGTGGCTGGTCGATGGTCACGCTGGACTGGCGCGGCCAGGGCCTGTCGCCGCGCGCGCTGCCCGATCCCATGCTGGGCCATGTCGAGCATTTTACCGATTATCAGCGTGATCTGGATGCTGTGCTGAGCTGGATTGCCGCAGAGGGTGCAGAGCTGGGTGTGAGCGGCCCCCTGATGCAGATGTCGCATTCGATGGGCGGGCTGATCGGGCTCCGGGCGCTGACGCGTGGGCTGCCGTTCCGGGCCACTGCCTTTTCGGCGCCGATGTGGGGGATTCGCATCCCGGTCTGGGGCAAGCCGCTGGCCGGGCTGATGCAACGCCTGCCGCTCGCTTTGCCGCAGGATCGCGGCTATGCGCCCAGCACTTCGGCGCAAAGCTATATCCTGCGCACAAGTTTCGAGAAAAATCACCTGACCGGTGACGCGCCGACCTGGTCCTGGCTGCGCCGGCAGCTGGAAACCGAGCCGGGGCTGCGGCTTGGGGGGCCATCGCTGGGCTGGTTGCGCGATGCGTTGCGGGAATGCGCCCGGATGACGCGGATCCCTGCGCCGGCTTTGCCCTCGCTGGTGGCGCTTGGCAGCCGTGAACATATCGTTCTGCCCGGCCCGATCCTTAGGCGGATGCGGGCCTGGCAGGGCGGGCGGCTGGATCTGTATCCGGGCGCCCGTCATGAGGTTCCGATGGAAACACCGGAGCATCGCGCGCGGTTTTATGACAGCGCGCATGACCTGTTTTCAGCCGCGCTCGGCTGAGGTCAGGGCGGTAAGATCAGCCGCCGCAGGTATCGCAGACCAGTGATTTTGACCCCGGATCACGGGAAAATTCCAGGCTGCTGTCATCCGGCCCGGTCAGAACCAGCGTCTCGCCCCGGATTTCGGCGCCGGTCATTGCGCCAAGGGCGGTCAGATAGGCATGTTCATCTGCCATGCGGTCACAGGCCATGCGTGTCGAGGCAATCGCGGTCAGCGCGAGCGCCGGCAGCTCGGCCTGGTTCGGCCCGAAATAGCGGTTGCAGGGCGCCTTGCCGGAGATCTGGCCGTCGGCATCAATCGCAAAGCTGGCCTCATAGCTGACGCGCACACCGTCCTGGGCGATCACAAGCCATTCGCCGCCGGAAATGGTTTCGGCGGATCTGGCAGCGCCTGCGGCGCAAGCAAGGGTGGTGGCCAGGGCTAGGGACAAGGCAGTGGAGCGGCGCATCTGATCTCCTTCCGGGTGATTCCCGGTCTTGTGACAGGAGCCAGCTTTGCACGAAGTGCCCGTTCCTGAAAGCCCGGGCGCGCGATCAGAAGGACGCGGGCTTTGCCTCACGCGCCATATGGTCAAGGACTGCATTGACGAAAGCCGGCTCGCGGCCTTCGGGGAAGAAAGCACGGGCGATGTCGACGAATTCGTTGATCACCACTTTTGGCGGCGTGTCCATCTGGGTCAGTTCGGCCCCGGCGGCGCGGAACAGCGCCCGGATCACCGGATCAATCCGGTCAATCGGCCATTTCGCCACCAGCGCGCGGTCGGTCATCTGATCGACCAGCGCCTGCCAGTTGACCGCATGTTCGACGAGGCTGCGGAACAGATCGGTATCGCCTTCGGCGAAATCGCCCTCTTCATAGCTGGCGCCGAAGCGATGGGCTTCAAACTCGCGGCTGACGGCTTTGACCGTCTGGCCAGAGATCTCCATCTGGTAGAGGGCCTGAACCGCGTAGAGCCTCGCGGCCGATTTCATCTGGCGTTTTTCTTCGCGCGAGGTCATGGGGCCGTTCCGCTGTTCATTTGGCTTCTTAACACAGGCGGGTCATTTGCGCCAATGTGGGCGCAGACGCAAGAGCCAGCGCGGTTGTTCTCGTGGCGTCAGGCGAAGACCGCAAGGCTGGCGGCAAAGGCCAGCTGCTGACTTGCGCCAAGGATATCGCCGGTCTGACCGCCAATGCGTCGTGCCGCCGAGGCGGCCAGCAGCCCGCAGATGACCAGCACCGCCGGCAGCGCGGGGAGTGCCTGACGCCCGCCAATCGCCAGCGCGAGCCCGCACCCGATCACTACCGCCATCAGCGCCGTGGCAAGCCCAGGACGGCCGCTCGCTGCCGAAAGCCCGGTCGGGCGTGCCGACGGCAGCGCCGCCATGATCGCCGCCATCGGCGCGCGTGACAATGCGGCGGCCACCAGCAGCGCCGGCACGGCCTGCCCGGTGCGGATCAGCGCGGTGAGCGCCGACCAGGCGGCCAGCGTTACCAGCAGCAGCGCGAGGGTTCCAAAGCTGCCGATATGGCTGTCCTTCATGATCTCGAGCCGGCGTTCCCGCGTGCGGCCTCCGAAAAGCCCGTCGGCGGTATCGGCGAGCCCGTCTTCATGCAGCCCGCCGGTGACCATCGCCATCACGCCCATCGCCATCGCGGCGATCACACCGGGCGAGAGCCTTGCCGCCTCTCCAAGCCAGATCACTGCCACGCCGATCGCCCCGCATATGAGGCCGACCAGCGGCCAGGCCCAGGCGCTTGACGCGCCGCTGTGGCGATGCGCCGGAACCGGCAGCCGGGTCAGCAGCGCAAAGGCCGAGGGAAGATCCTGGAGGATGCGCCCGGCGGGGAAGCGCGCGGGTTGCGGGCTGTTTTGGGTCATCTGGGCTTTCCGGCTGGAACGGAGCATCGTCATGGGGTAACCGCTGGGCGCGGCGGGATCAACTCCCGCCCCTGTCCTGCGCCTTTTCCGGCGTCTTGTAATGGCGCCGCTTTCCCGGAGAACTCCATGCAAAGCCCGGATCCGGTCACCCTCGCTGAGTTTCGTGCCCTTTGTGCCGCACTGCCGGCCCCGGATGCGGGCGCCGTCGCGGCGGCCAGGGCGCGTGATGCCGTTCTGACCAAACCCCCCGGCGCGCTTGGCCGGCTGGAAGAGATCACCCGCTGGCTTGCCGCATGGCAGGGCCGGGCAGTGCCCGAGGCCGGGAGGGTGCAAATCACGGTTTTTGCCGGCAATCACGGTGTGACGGCGCGCGGTATTTCGGCCTTTCCGGCCGAGGTGACGGTGCAGATGGTCGAGAATTTCCGCCAGGGCGGGGCGGCGATCAACCAGCTCGCCCGGACCTTCGGCGCAGAGCTTGAGGTGATCGCGCTGGATCTGGACCGCCCGACCCGGGATTTTTGCGCAGCCCCTGCGATGGAGGAGGCGGAGCTTGTCGCGGCGCTGCGGGCTGGCTGGCAATCGGTGCGCCCCGGCACCGATCTTTATATCGCGGGCGAGATGGGGATCGGCAATACGACATCGGCGGCGGCGCTGTCAGCGGCGCTTTTCGGACATGATGGCGGGACTGCGGGCTGGTGCGGTCGCGGCACCGGGCTGGATGATGCCGGGTTGCGGCGCAAAGAGACGGCGGTTGCACTGGCGCTTGCTTTGCATGACGGGCATCTGGCAGACCCTTTCGAAGCGCTGCGCCGGCTTGGCGGGCGGGAGGTCGCGGCGATGACCGGTGCCGTGCTGCATGCCCGGGTGCTGCGGGTGCCGGTGCTGCTTGACGGGTTTATCGCCTGTGCAGCGGCGGCGGTGCTGGAGCGCGCGCAGCCCGGCGCGCTCGATCACTGTATGGCCGCCCATCAAAGTGCCGAGGGGGCCCATGGCAGGCTTTTGCAGGCGATTGGCAAAGAGCCGCTGTTGTCCCTGGGCCTGCGGCTCGGCGAAGGTTCGGGCGCAGGGGTCGCGCTTGGCCTGGTGCGGGCGGCGCTGGCCTGCCACTCCGGCATGGCGACCTTCGCCGAGGCCGGAGTCAGCGGTGCCTGAGCTTGCCCTTTTCGAACATCTGACATGAAAAAGGGGCCGGATGATCCGGCCCCTTTTTCAGTTCTTAAACAGTCTGGCGCTCTCAGCCTTTGGGCATTTCCAGCGCGACCAGCCGGCCACCTTTCTGATAGCGCACCTCATTCTGGGTGATCGCCCTGACCTGACCGCCGTCGATCCGGTCGCCGACCGAGACCTTGTGATATTTGCCATTCGCGGTCCGCACTAGGGCGTAGCGTTTGGAGGGCTGGCCATAGACGCCGATCAGATTGATTTTCGACAGATTGATCGCCTTGGCATAGGTTGCCTGTTTCGCGACGCTGGCCTTGGTCGGGATACTCGGTGCCGGGCCGGATGCGACTTCCGGCTCGTCAATCTCATCATGCTCCTCGGGTTTCGCGGCGGCCTTGCCCTTCGGCGCCGGCTGGGGCGCAGGGGCAGAGGCGATCTCGACCGGTGCGGGCGCGGGCTCCGGGGAACGAACGGCTGCGGCAACAGCCGCCTCGATGGCCCGGCTGAAATCCTGCGGGCGCGCGGCGGGGCGCCGCGAGATTGTCATCAGCGACGGATTGGCCAACTCGGCCGCGCTGAGCCCGGCTGTTGCAGGGACAGTGGCCGAGGCAAGCTGGACTTCTTCTTCATTGGCAAGCGAAGCGGCAGCCGTATCGGCACGGGCCTTTGCACTTGCAGCTTCGACAATGGCGGGGCGCTGCCGGGGGCGCAGACCGGCGAAATCAACCGGAGCAGTTGCAGGTTGCAGGGCCGCGTCATCATCGGTCGCGGGCCGGTCAGGACGGGCGCGGGGGCGCCGGTCGGCAAGTTCGGGATCGGGCTGGGCTACGGGTTCCGTCGTGGCGGCGGTGACGGTTGCCGGGGCGGTGCCGACAGCCCCTCCGGCCAGAGACGGATTGCCCGTCGCTCCCGCGGGGGCGGCAGCGGTCTCGCCCGCCGAAGCGGCGGCGGAGCCCGGCGCGGTTCCGGAGGAGGCTTCCGGTGCAGCCGCCGGTGCAGGGGGGGCTGCAGGGGCAGAGGCTGCTGCTGTGGCGGCAATGGCGGCTTCGGTGGCTGCGGCACTGCGCGGCGGTGGCACGCGCGGCGGCTTACCCTCGAAAAGCATATAACCGCCGGGGGTTGGCAGCCCCGCAGCGGTTGGCATCAGCATCTGGTTTTCGTCATACCGATAAACAGTGCCAAAAGGCGGCGGCGGCATCGGCGCCCCCGGTGGCGCTTCGGCCGAGGTGTCAGGTCCGGGAAGGGACAGTGCATCAAAGGCGGGCGGCGGCGCATCCGAGCTGGAGAGGAAGATCTCATCCTCGGCATCAAGCAAGGCAACCGCTGCGGGACTTTCGCTCTCCAAAGCGGTTTCGGGCGCCGGATCCGTCGCGGCATCAGGCATGTCTGCCGCATCGGAATTGGTCGCAACCTGTTGCGTCGTCTCGCCTTCTGCCTCGGGGTCAAGCCCGTCAGCCAGCATCTCGTCATCCACGCTGACCGTTGAGCCCTCGTCTGCGGTGGTGGCGGCAAACTGGGTCTCTTCCTCGCCCGAGGTGCGGTTGGACGAGAGGTAGAAGGAGGACCAGGCCGCAACAAGAGCGAGGCAAAGCAACAGGATCGCGGTCAGGATCAGACCCAGGAAGCGAGGCTTGCCCCTGGTATTCCGGGTTGCAAAGGGCGACTGGCTGAGGCTGCGGGCGGCGTCATCGGTGCCATCGGCCGCGCGGGGCCTGGCGCCGGCCGGCATCTGGCCTGCGGCGACAGATTGCGCGCGGGTCTTGCGGGTGCCGGGGATGGACGGCGCGGTGATGAGGCCGGCAAGGCCGCCAGCACCGCGTGCGGTCCTGGCCGCAGCGCCTGCAGCGCCGGCGTTGCGGGCTGGCGCCGCAAACCCGGCCGGCGCGCCCGGTGTCGCAGTCGATGTTGCCGTCGGCGCCGGAGCAGCCCGCGCGTCATCACCGGCCGTTGCCTGCGGAGCGGAAGCCCTGGCGGAATGCGGCGCTGTGATCTGGGCACCCCTGCCAGAACGGCTATAGGCGGCAAGCGTTGCAGCCGAAGGCGCGGGCGGCAGGTCGTCGTCGGGCTCCCCGATCAGATCCGCGGTCTTGCCGGCCGCAGCGGTCTGAACCGCCGGTTGCACGCGTGGGGCGGAGGCCGGGCCAGAAGCCTGGTTCAGAGCCGAGGCCCGCGCAAGAGGCCCGGGCGCGGCTGGTTGTCCAGCCGCCGGCGTAAGCCCGGCCATGCGGCGCGCCAGATGCGGCAGCGGGGGCAGATCCGGGGCCTCGTCGGCCTCGGGGAAGGTCGTGCTATCCGGCACATGTGCGAAGGGCGCCTCATCCGGGTCCGCCTCGACAGGAGAGGCTGCAGGTGCGGCCGGGACCGCAGTCGGGGCCGGGACTGTTGCGGAAACGGCTGGCGAAACGGGGGCCTGGACCACTCCGGCAGTCAGGTTTACCCGCGGCGAAGTGGCAACGGGGGCGGGCGGCGCGACCGAAGGCTCGGCGGCGGGGGCCGCTACGCTGCCAAGCGGCGTGATTTCTGTGATCGTGACGCGCGGGCCTGGCGCCTGAGCCACGGGGGCGGCGGCAGGTGCCGGCGCGGCCGTTCGGGCAAAGGGGGCTGGTTCATCGAAGCCATTGTCAGCATGCAGCGGCAATTCAGCCTGCGCCTCGCGTGCGGCCGTCGGAACAGCCGCTGCAGCCAGAGTTCCGCCAGGGGCGACTTCCGGTGCCTCTTCCACAGATGGGGAGGCCCTGGCCTCATCCGGGGGTGATTCTGCTGCCGGTTGCGCCGCAGGCTGCTGCTCTGCTTCGGCGGTTGCGGTCGCGCCGGTCGCAGGCCAGTCCTGTGCAGCGGTGGCGGCATCATTGCTTTCCGCTTCGGCTTCGGGATGCGATTCGCTCTGGCTTGCGGCTTCGATCTCGGCCTGGCGTGCGGCTTTCGCGCGGCGGCGGGCGGCGCGGGCCTCGTCGATCAGCAAAATGGCGGCACTGTCGCGCTCGATCTCCTCGCCATCCGCGAGGAAATTGCGGGCATCTGCGGCTTCGCCAAACCAGGGTTCGCCGTCGAATTCGCTCTCGTCTGGGATAGCAACGAAGGCGACAGGGCTGAATTTATGAGTGGTTGCAAAGGCTTCCGCCTCGGCCAGGGTTTCGCGCGCCACGGCGGCAACCCGGGCGGTGCGACCTTCGCCCCGCAGCCAGTCCCAGACGATTTCATCCGGGCGGTACGGCGTCCGCGACACAAGCGCATTGGTGATTTCCTGCGCGGTACGGGCGTCATCGCCGCCAGAGATATCCACCTCGGTATAGAGAATCTGCGAAGCGGGAATCACCAGCTTGGTCGTGAAGCCGCCCGGCGAGAGGCCAAGAGCGGTCTTGCGCATGTAATCAAGCGCATCCTCAAGATCGGATGCGTCGAAGGGTGTTTCACCAATCTTCAGCCAGCCCTTCGCCGTCCGGTGCAGAAGCGCGATGCTGGTATCGGTGAAATTGAGGGCAAAATCTGGTTTCATTCCACAGGCCTAGCACAGGACAACTGGGCGCGGAAACGCGCCCGGACGGGATCACTCCTACCTATAGCAGCTTTTCGCCGAATAAAAGAAAAAGACCCGTGAGCAGACCAGGGAATGGTCTTCGACATGCGTTAATGTTCTGTAAGCAGTCGCAGTGATAAGGAGTCTTCCATGCGTATGCGGTCTTTGTTCAAAACCTCTCTTTCGGCCGCGGCCTTTGGCGCGGCGCTGATCGCGGCTTCGCCGGTGCTGGCCGACGGCAAGGCGATCATCACCGTCAATGGTGAGGCATCGGTGTCAAAGGCGCCTGATATGGCGACGATTTCGGTCGGGGTCACCTCGGTCGGGGAGAATGCGGGTTCGGCGCTGAAGCTGAACTCTGCCGAGATGGAGAAGGTGATTGCGCGCCTGAAAGAGCTGGGCGTGGCCGAGGGTGACATGCAGACCTCGGGCCTTTCGGTCAATCCGAACTGGTCGAATTCCTATTCGTCTTCGGGCACACAGAAGATCGATGGCTTTACCGCGATGAACTACCTGACGGTGGGGATCCGCGACCTGGATAAGCTGGGCGCGACCCTTGATCAGGTTGTGACCGATGGGGCGAATACCCTTAACGGCGTCACCTTCGCGCTGGTCGACCCGCGCCCGGCGCTGGATGAGGCGCGCAAGCTGGCCGTGGCCGATGCGCGCGCACGGGCCGAGCTCCTGGCAGAAGCGGCCGGGGTCAAGCTGGGCGATCTGGTCTCGCTGACCGATGGCGGCGGCTATAGCGGTGGCCCGGCGCCGATGTTCAAGGCGGATGCCGCTTCGGTCCCGGTGCAAAAGGGCGATGTCAGCTATCAGGCGACCGTCACCATCACCTGGGAAATCGGCGGCTGATCCTGTCGAATATCCTGCGGCGGGGATAACCCGCCGCAGGGCTTTACCTCAGCGGCTTTTGCCGGTGGCGGCGGTGATCGCCTGATCGAGATCGGCGATGATGTCATCGGCATTTTCGATTCCGATCGAGACCCGCACCACATTCGGGGCAGCGCCCGCCTTGACCTGCTGTTCTTCGGTCAGCTGGCGATGCGTGGTCGAGGCCGAATGAATGATCAGCGACCGCGTATCACCGAGATTCGCCACATGGCGGAACAGCTTCAGGTTGTTGATCAGGCTGACACAGGCGTCATAGCCGTCCTTCAGCGCGAAGGTGAACAGCGCCCCGGCGCCTTTCGGCGTGATCTTCTTCACCTTCTTATAGGAGGGCGAAGATTTCAGCCCGGCCCAGGTGACGAATTCGACGCGGGGGTCAGCCTCAAGCCATTCCGCGACCTTTTTCGCATTGGCGACGTGACGCTCCATCCGCAGACCCAGCGTCTCGATCCCCATCAGTGTGTAATGCGCGCCCTGCGGGTTCATCGTCATGCCCAGATCCCTGAGCCCGACCGCAATGGAGTGGAACGTATAGGCCATGCCGCCCAAAGTCGGGTGGAAGACGAGGCCATGATAGGCGGGCTCGGGCTGCGAGAGCGAGGGAAACTTGTCGCTTGCAGACCAGTTGAACTTGCCCGAATCGAGGACGATACCGCCGGTGACGGTGCCATTTCCGGTGAGGTATTTCGTCGCCGAATGCACGACCAGAGTGGCGCCAAGCGCAATCGGGTTGCACAGGTAAGGCGTCGCGGTGGTGTTGTCGATGATCAGCGGGATCCCTTTGCGGTCGGCGATCTTCGCCAGTGCAGGGATGTCGGTGATATAGCCGCCGGGATTGGCAATCGTTTCGGCAAAGATCGCGCGGGTGTTCTTGTCGACGGCCTTCGCCACCGCGCCCAGATCATCGGTGTCTACGAATTTGGCCGACCAGCCAAAGCGTTTGATGGTCTGGCTGAACTGGGTGATGGTGCCGCCGTAAAGCCTTGTCGAGGCGACGATATTTTTTCCTGGCCCCATGAGCGGGAACAGAGCCATGATCTGTGCTGCATGGCCTGAAGAGCAGGCGATCCCACCCACAGCGCCTTCCAGCGCCGCGACCCGGGCGACCAGTGCCGAGACGGTCGGATTGGTCAGGCGCGAATAGATATAGCCGATCTCTTCCAGGCCAAAGAGCCGCGCCGCATGGTCCGCATCTTTGAACTGATAGGCCGTGGTCTGATAGATCGGTGGGTTGATGGCGCCCGTCACTGGGTCCGGGGTTGCACCGGCATGAACTGCCAGTGTGTCGAAGCCATGCGGCTTCGGCTCGGTATTTTCGGTCATATGGTCCTCCCATGCTCCGGTCCGGCGCGAGGTTAGGCAAAGCCAGCGGGCGCGGCAATGTCTGGTTGCGGTCAGGATCTCCGCAGTTTTCATAAGGATCGTGCAAATATGACATGCTGCCCGGTCGGGCGAGTGGCTTTGCACCCGTGTCACAGGGCCCGCCCTCAGGCGCGGTCATCCTTCGGGCTGCCCATCACGACATAAGAAGTGACCGAACGCACCTGGGGCAATGTGCCAAGGATCTCGGTATGCCAGTGCTTGTAACTAGCCAGATCCCGCGTCTCGACCCGCAGCAGATATTCCACCGCGCCGGTGACATTATGACATTCCCGCACCTGCGGCGCGAGGATCACCGCGCGCTCAAACGCCTCCTGCGAGGCCTTGGTATGGGTGTTCAGCCCGACGGTGATATAGGCGATGAACCCGATCCCAAGCTTTTCCGGGTCCAGCACCGCCCGATAGCCCCGGATGACGCCGATGCGCTCCAGATCCTGTACCCGACGCAAAGTGGCTGAGGGCGAGAGCCCGATCTTTGCCGCCAGCGCCAGATTGGTCAGTCGCCCGTCTGCCGTCAGGGCGCGCAATATCTTTTCGTCTATCTGGTCAACACTCGTCATAAGTTGCAAATATTGCCATTCAGGTCGCATCTTTGCAATCAGATTGCGGCGGATCCGGGCAATGTTTGCGCCATGACATATGAAGCTTTCCTCGCCCTTCTGGGCTTTGCCATGGCCACGACCTTCACCCCGGGGCCGAATAATATGATGCTGATCGCCTCGGGGGTGAATTTCGGCTTTCGCCGCACCATCCCGCATATGCTGGGGATCTGCCTCGGCGTGGTGAGCCTCGTGCTCCTGACCGGGCTGGGCGTTGCTGGCCTGTTCCGCCTCTGGCCGCCCGCGCTGAACGTGCTGAAAGGGCTGTCGGTCGCCTATATGCTCTGGCTCGCCTGGAAGATTGCCATGTCTTCGGCGCCCGGAGAGCGCGGCACCGGTGCGAAACCGATGACGCTGATACAGGCGGCGGCGTTTCAATGGGTGAACCCAAAGGCCTGGGCGATGGCTCTGGGCGGGGTTGCCGCCTATGTCCCGCATCCCGATGCGGGATCGCTCGCCCTTGCCGCCATTGCCTTCGCGCTGGTCTCGATCCCGTCCACATCGACCTGGGCCGCAGCGGGGCAGGG contains these protein-coding regions:
- the cobS gene encoding adenosylcobinamide-GDP ribazoletransferase; its protein translation is MTQNSPQPARFPAGRILQDLPSAFALLTRLPVPAHRHSGASSAWAWPLVGLICGAIGVAVIWLGEAARLSPGVIAAMAMGVMAMVTGGLHEDGLADTADGLFGGRTRERRLEIMKDSHIGSFGTLALLLVTLAAWSALTALIRTGQAVPALLVAAALSRAPMAAIMAALPSARPTGLSAASGRPGLATALMAVVIGCGLALAIGGRQALPALPAVLVICGLLAASAARRIGGQTGDILGASQQLAFAASLAVFA
- the nusB gene encoding transcription antitermination factor NusB; translation: MTSREEKRQMKSAARLYAVQALYQMEISGQTVKAVSREFEAHRFGASYEEGDFAEGDTDLFRSLVEHAVNWQALVDQMTDRALVAKWPIDRIDPVIRALFRAAGAELTQMDTPPKVVINEFVDIARAFFPEGREPAFVNAVLDHMAREAKPASF
- a CDS encoding Lrp/AsnC family transcriptional regulator; amino-acid sequence: MTSVDQIDEKILRALTADGRLTNLALAAKIGLSPSATLRRVQDLERIGVIRGYRAVLDPEKLGIGFIAYITVGLNTHTKASQEAFERAVILAPQVRECHNVTGAVEYLLRVETRDLASYKHWHTEILGTLPQVRSVTSYVVMGSPKDDRA
- a CDS encoding META domain-containing protein; this encodes MRRSTALSLALATTLACAAGAARSAETISGGEWLVIAQDGVRVSYEASFAIDADGQISGKAPCNRYFGPNQAELPALALTAIASTRMACDRMADEHAYLTALGAMTGAEIRGETLVLTGPDDSSLEFSRDPGSKSLVCDTCGG
- a CDS encoding SCP2 sterol-binding domain-containing protein; translated protein: MSDLIDKAVEKLAAKLSGGFDGVAKFVITGEGTIMLDGQGVRAGDEEADVTLTASAETFRAILEGDMNPTMAFMTGKLSVDGAMGVAMKLGSALS
- a CDS encoding alpha/beta fold hydrolase; the encoded protein is MTEAAPLFDSLADGPEGGRAVWLRTSDGVRIRLGYWPGGTLGTVVLLPGRTEYIEKYGPAAREMHRRGWSMVTLDWRGQGLSPRALPDPMLGHVEHFTDYQRDLDAVLSWIAAEGAELGVSGPLMQMSHSMGGLIGLRALTRGLPFRATAFSAPMWGIRIPVWGKPLAGLMQRLPLALPQDRGYAPSTSAQSYILRTSFEKNHLTGDAPTWSWLRRQLETEPGLRLGGPSLGWLRDALRECARMTRIPAPALPSLVALGSREHIVLPGPILRRMRAWQGGRLDLYPGARHEVPMETPEHRARFYDSAHDLFSAALG
- the cobT gene encoding nicotinate-nucleotide--dimethylbenzimidazole phosphoribosyltransferase — protein: MQSPDPVTLAEFRALCAALPAPDAGAVAAARARDAVLTKPPGALGRLEEITRWLAAWQGRAVPEAGRVQITVFAGNHGVTARGISAFPAEVTVQMVENFRQGGAAINQLARTFGAELEVIALDLDRPTRDFCAAPAMEEAELVAALRAGWQSVRPGTDLYIAGEMGIGNTTSAAALSAALFGHDGGTAGWCGRGTGLDDAGLRRKETAVALALALHDGHLADPFEALRRLGGREVAAMTGAVLHARVLRVPVLLDGFIACAAAAVLERAQPGALDHCMAAHQSAEGAHGRLLQAIGKEPLLSLGLRLGEGSGAGVALGLVRAALACHSGMATFAEAGVSGA
- a CDS encoding O-acetylhomoserine aminocarboxypropyltransferase/cysteine synthase family protein; this encodes MTENTEPKPHGFDTLAVHAGATPDPVTGAINPPIYQTTAYQFKDADHAARLFGLEEIGYIYSRLTNPTVSALVARVAALEGAVGGIACSSGHAAQIMALFPLMGPGKNIVASTRLYGGTITQFSQTIKRFGWSAKFVDTDDLGAVAKAVDKNTRAIFAETIANPGGYITDIPALAKIADRKGIPLIIDNTTATPYLCNPIALGATLVVHSATKYLTGNGTVTGGIVLDSGKFNWSASDKFPSLSQPEPAYHGLVFHPTLGGMAYTFHSIAVGLRDLGMTMNPQGAHYTLMGIETLGLRMERHVANAKKVAEWLEADPRVEFVTWAGLKSSPSYKKVKKITPKGAGALFTFALKDGYDACVSLINNLKLFRHVANLGDTRSLIIHSASTTHRQLTEEQQVKAGAAPNVVRVSIGIENADDIIADLDQAITAATGKSR
- a CDS encoding SIMPL domain-containing protein, which translates into the protein MRMRSLFKTSLSAAAFGAALIAASPVLADGKAIITVNGEASVSKAPDMATISVGVTSVGENAGSALKLNSAEMEKVIARLKELGVAEGDMQTSGLSVNPNWSNSYSSSGTQKIDGFTAMNYLTVGIRDLDKLGATLDQVVTDGANTLNGVTFALVDPRPALDEARKLAVADARARAELLAEAAGVKLGDLVSLTDGGGYSGGPAPMFKADAASVPVQKGDVSYQATVTITWEIGG
- a CDS encoding LysE family translocator: MTYEAFLALLGFAMATTFTPGPNNMMLIASGVNFGFRRTIPHMLGICLGVVSLVLLTGLGVAGLFRLWPPALNVLKGLSVAYMLWLAWKIAMSSAPGERGTGAKPMTLIQAAAFQWVNPKAWAMALGGVAAYVPHPDAGSLALAAIAFALVSIPSTSTWAAAGQGLQRWLSHPSRLRIFNWTMAVLLVLSLWPVITMKLAQ
- a CDS encoding lipopolysaccharide assembly protein LapB, producing the protein MSRLPFVTRRPLAFRHRSVTIPYMKAQFRFHNHIVAAIFPLVLSLFAAQSGFAQDADKLDDLYNRLKDADEGAALRIEGEIFTESGKSGSATIDILMRRGSQALESGNSSAAIEHLTAAVDHAPDFIEARATRAMAYYSDGEIGPAIADLGWVLEHEPRHFVAWSILGTILEESNMPERALAAYRSAAAIHPHIPEVKGAIGRLEKQLEGQAL